One region of Phycisphaerales bacterium genomic DNA includes:
- a CDS encoding transcription antitermination factor NusB, producing MPHESSRKRRPAATPSPAPRSTRPAPTPPPAPTDRARDAVHRALAHQAERYPDLDLAPLDTSGLPPRDANFAHAIYDTVLRRWITLGYLIDGFSSRPFGTLDARVRAVLLAGAAQLLLLDKVPPHAALNEAVTWTKQFVKPEAGGMVNAVLRRIAELVYAQEKGLPDDKPRVPYTRERDQLPLPDGDAVKLRQPVLPQPDLDRTAIATSHPTALLRRWSAAFGEAEATRLALHGLVIPPTLLNTRSATSPVPHTQHHEQEGVAVYTGSREDLVTLLNDRPDIWVQDASSTLAVASVADLEPKLVIDACAGQGTKTRQLARTFPSARIIATDIDPRRLRTLRDIARLEPTVTVINPDELSTYRAKADLILLDVPCSNSGVLPRRVEARYRCDQPQLDRLIKTQRQIITDALPLLAPRGHILYSTCSIEPEENEQQLAWAASLNLSTSRTHRTMPQGLPGDPPTTYRDGAFSALLLPLPEGGGRGVGS from the coding sequence GTGCCACACGAATCGTCCCGCAAACGCCGCCCCGCGGCAACCCCCTCGCCCGCCCCACGCTCGACCCGGCCCGCGCCGACGCCACCCCCCGCGCCCACCGACCGCGCCCGCGACGCCGTCCACCGCGCCCTCGCCCACCAGGCCGAGCGCTACCCCGACCTCGACCTCGCGCCCCTCGATACCTCCGGCCTTCCCCCGCGCGACGCGAACTTCGCCCACGCCATCTACGACACCGTCCTCCGCCGCTGGATCACCCTTGGCTACCTCATCGATGGCTTCTCGTCCCGCCCCTTCGGCACGCTCGACGCCCGCGTCCGCGCCGTGCTGCTCGCCGGGGCCGCGCAGCTGCTCCTGCTCGACAAGGTCCCGCCCCACGCCGCCCTCAACGAAGCCGTCACGTGGACCAAACAGTTCGTCAAACCCGAGGCCGGCGGCATGGTCAATGCCGTGCTCCGCCGCATCGCCGAACTGGTGTACGCACAGGAAAAAGGGCTGCCCGACGACAAGCCCCGCGTCCCCTACACCCGCGAACGCGACCAGCTCCCGCTCCCCGACGGCGACGCCGTCAAACTCCGCCAGCCTGTCCTCCCGCAGCCCGACCTCGATCGCACGGCCATCGCCACCAGCCACCCCACCGCCCTCCTCCGCCGCTGGTCCGCCGCCTTCGGCGAAGCCGAGGCCACCCGCCTCGCGCTGCACGGCCTCGTCATCCCTCCAACGCTGCTCAACACGCGCTCCGCGACCTCTCCCGTTCCCCACACGCAGCACCACGAGCAGGAGGGCGTGGCCGTCTACACCGGCAGCCGCGAGGACCTTGTCACCCTCCTCAACGACCGCCCCGACATCTGGGTCCAGGACGCCTCCTCCACCCTCGCCGTCGCCAGCGTCGCCGACCTTGAACCCAAGCTCGTCATCGACGCGTGCGCCGGCCAGGGCACCAAGACCCGCCAGCTCGCCCGCACCTTCCCCTCCGCCCGCATCATCGCCACCGACATCGACCCCCGCCGCCTCCGCACCCTCCGCGACATCGCCCGCCTCGAGCCCACCGTCACCGTCATCAACCCCGACGAGCTCTCAACCTACCGCGCCAAGGCCGACCTCATCCTCCTCGACGTCCCCTGCTCCAACTCCGGCGTCCTCCCCCGGCGCGTCGAGGCCCGCTACCGCTGCGACCAGCCGCAGCTCGACCGACTCATCAAGACACAACGGCAGATCATCACCGACGCCCTCCCGCTCCTGGCACCCCGCGGCCACATCCTCTACTCCACCTGCAGCATCGAGCCCGAAGAGAACGAACAGCAGCTCGCCTGGGCCGCGTCGCTCAACCTCTCCACCTCCCGCACCCACCGCACCATGCCGCAGGGCCTCCCCGGCGACCCGCCCACCACCTACCGCGACGGCGCCTTCTCCGCCCTCCTGCTCCCCCTCCCAGAGGGAGGGGGCCGGGGGGTGGGTTCGTGA
- a CDS encoding ATP-binding protein, with translation MKARKDKQKAAEVAEPATPPPKPPFFDPRRVKLVRGESRGFLAGMRIRKKLIFLHTGFSLALALVLVLAIRPAITEVVERAESDRAKLLLEAVAPGLEAGVGLDALGLGRPGEVTVRSGSAGELGLSADTVSRATTNPGRVVEAILPAVGRGAVVYSPARGSHGERYHLLSVQIPDVRHAVRRLYGLVVIALLGVYALVALALEMLVLPENVYRPIRMMLAADRAVQEGRKGEEIIPEGAIPADELGEIMRSRNESVLKLRQQEAMLGDALGRLEQVANDLKRKNHLLETARRNLADADRLASLGMMSAGIAHELNTPLTVLKGLVEKLNASPESVDEAQRALMLRVVQRLERLGESLLDFARARHPSVKMVPLQGLVQEAMLLVGLDRDAEGVEVVSRVPEDVLLECDPDRMMQVLVNLIRNGVDAVRGGSGVGRVEVAAERSTKDGREWVSLVVRDEGPGIDPSVLPHLFEPFVSTRLDARGTGLGLAVSEGIVREHGGVILARNRVDGAMGAEFEVLMPLAREAGVAAVG, from the coding sequence ATGAAAGCACGGAAGGACAAGCAGAAGGCGGCGGAGGTGGCGGAGCCGGCGACACCGCCGCCCAAGCCGCCGTTCTTTGACCCGCGGCGGGTGAAGCTCGTGCGGGGGGAGTCGCGCGGGTTCCTGGCGGGGATGCGGATCAGGAAGAAGCTGATCTTCCTGCACACGGGGTTCTCGCTGGCGCTGGCGTTAGTGCTGGTACTGGCGATCCGGCCAGCGATCACAGAAGTGGTGGAGCGGGCGGAGAGCGACCGGGCGAAGCTGCTGCTGGAGGCCGTGGCGCCCGGGCTGGAGGCGGGGGTTGGGCTGGACGCGCTGGGGCTGGGGCGGCCGGGCGAGGTGACGGTGCGGTCGGGGTCGGCGGGGGAGCTGGGGTTGTCGGCGGACACGGTGAGCCGTGCGACGACGAACCCAGGGCGGGTCGTGGAGGCGATTTTGCCTGCGGTTGGGCGCGGGGCGGTGGTGTACTCGCCGGCGCGGGGGAGTCATGGCGAGCGGTACCACCTGCTGAGCGTGCAGATCCCCGATGTGCGGCACGCGGTGCGGCGGCTCTATGGGCTGGTGGTGATCGCGCTGCTGGGGGTGTATGCGCTGGTGGCATTGGCGCTGGAGATGTTGGTACTGCCGGAGAACGTGTACCGGCCGATTCGCATGATGCTGGCCGCGGACCGGGCGGTGCAGGAGGGTCGGAAGGGGGAAGAGATCATCCCGGAGGGGGCGATCCCGGCGGATGAGCTGGGCGAGATCATGCGGTCGCGGAACGAGAGCGTGCTGAAGCTGCGGCAGCAGGAGGCGATGCTGGGCGATGCGCTGGGGCGGCTGGAGCAGGTGGCGAATGACCTCAAGCGGAAGAACCACCTGCTGGAGACGGCGCGCCGGAACCTGGCGGATGCGGACCGGCTGGCGAGCCTGGGCATGATGTCGGCGGGCATCGCGCACGAGCTGAACACGCCGCTGACGGTGCTGAAGGGGCTGGTGGAGAAGCTGAACGCGAGCCCGGAGAGCGTGGATGAGGCGCAGCGGGCGCTGATGCTGCGGGTGGTGCAGCGGCTGGAGCGATTGGGAGAGAGCCTGCTGGACTTCGCGCGGGCGCGGCACCCGTCGGTCAAGATGGTGCCGCTGCAAGGGTTGGTGCAGGAGGCGATGCTGCTGGTGGGGCTGGACCGCGATGCCGAGGGCGTCGAGGTGGTGAGCCGCGTGCCGGAGGACGTGTTGCTGGAGTGTGATCCGGATCGGATGATGCAGGTGCTGGTGAACCTGATTCGCAATGGAGTGGATGCGGTGCGCGGCGGGTCGGGGGTTGGACGGGTGGAAGTCGCGGCCGAGCGGTCAACGAAGGATGGGCGGGAGTGGGTGTCGCTGGTGGTGCGGGATGAGGGGCCGGGTATTGATCCGAGCGTGCTGCCGCACCTGTTCGAGCCGTTCGTGAGCACGCGGCTGGATGCGCGGGGGACGGGGCTGGGGCTCGCGGTGTCGGAGGGGATTGTGCGGGAGCACGGGGGTGTGATATTGGCGAGGAATCGGGTGGACGGGGCGATGGGCGCGGAGTTCGAGGTGCTGATGCCACTGGCGCGGGAGGCGGGCGTCGCGGCGGTGGGGTAG
- a CDS encoding response regulator: MEPEAPTTPQATTDPLKLPSLSIVALDDDEDFRQYIRSVLETDGHAVRTCATPDEFFQACEQHLPDLVLLDIKMGRYSGEVVLAEVRKRWSRLCVIVVTGYPSLDSMRQTFKQDVFDYLAKPFSVAELRRSLAQAVITLGLGQRPQDRLRAELGRQIRLARTERGWTLKDLSESSGVSVSQLSSIERGAHLPSMESMVAIAMALDQKPSVWFEAAGL, translated from the coding sequence ATGGAACCGGAAGCACCGACAACCCCGCAGGCGACGACGGACCCGCTCAAGCTGCCGTCGCTGTCGATCGTGGCCCTGGATGACGACGAGGACTTCCGGCAGTACATCCGCTCGGTGCTGGAGACCGACGGGCACGCGGTGCGGACGTGCGCGACGCCGGATGAGTTCTTCCAGGCGTGCGAGCAGCACCTGCCGGACCTGGTGCTGCTGGACATCAAGATGGGGCGCTACAGCGGCGAGGTGGTGCTGGCGGAGGTGCGGAAGCGCTGGTCGCGGCTGTGCGTGATCGTGGTGACGGGGTACCCGTCGCTGGACTCGATGCGGCAGACCTTCAAGCAGGACGTGTTCGATTACCTGGCGAAGCCGTTCTCGGTGGCGGAGCTGCGGCGGAGTTTGGCGCAGGCGGTGATCACGCTGGGACTAGGCCAGAGGCCGCAGGACCGGCTGCGGGCGGAGCTGGGGCGGCAGATCCGGCTGGCGCGCACCGAGCGCGGATGGACGCTGAAGGACCTCAGCGAGTCGAGCGGGGTGAGCGTGAGCCAGCTGAGCTCGATTGAGCGTGGGGCGCACCTGCCGAGCATGGAGTCGATGGTGGCGATCGCGATGGCGCTGGATCAGAAGCCGTCGGTGTGGTTTGAGGCGGCGGGGTTGTAG
- a CDS encoding ATP-binding cassette domain-containing protein has translation MPILTATNISHNYGDRPILQGVSLSIEPTDRIGIVGRNGAGKTTLMKILTGQLKPDMGQVVLQRGSRVGYLHQDHNLDPTETLREAAEGAFEELHRIHLELNHLFEAMATAKGDELDRMLQKQIELETAMEAAGGYTIEHKIEEVLHGVGFTDAQFNIKVGSLSGGQKGRLALARLLLESPDVMLLDEPTNHLDIEGRLWLEDYLTREFKGAVVMVSHDRYLLDAVVTRIIEAEQCRLIDYPGNYMAFRQLRAERRLVMHRAYEAQQSKIKKEEEYIRRFKAGQRARQAMGREKRLDREKRDNLLERPMEMAELRLNLPKAERSGDMVASARGVSKAYTNEEGKTKVLFKDLDVTINRGERWGIIGPNGAGKSTLIRCLLGETPVDSGVVRIGSNVKVGHYKQTHEHVPSDVQVYRYLQGVILKEAPQAAMSEQAARNLAGAFLFSGEDQEKDMGMLSGGERSRAVLAGLLASAKNLLILDEPTNHLDISSAERLEDALAMPDEDNDEGYNGTLILISHDRALIDATCDHLIVLDGKGNTEIFTGGYTDWHEKELERKKRLARQESEEKERRENAERQKKAQAEAQAQKEKQRQQQHKAANPSTNALARLKTEQLEQKIEKLQQRLKQIDQDLGDPDVWRDARKSSQLSDERTRVNSELEPLEFEWARRAEET, from the coding sequence GTGCCCATCCTGACCGCCACCAATATTTCCCACAACTACGGCGACCGCCCGATCCTCCAGGGCGTTTCGCTCTCCATCGAGCCCACCGACCGCATCGGCATCGTCGGCCGCAACGGCGCGGGCAAGACCACTCTGATGAAAATCCTCACGGGCCAGCTCAAGCCCGACATGGGCCAGGTGGTCCTCCAGCGCGGCAGCCGCGTGGGCTACCTCCACCAGGACCACAACCTCGACCCCACCGAAACCCTCCGTGAGGCCGCCGAGGGCGCCTTCGAGGAGCTCCACCGCATCCACCTTGAGCTCAATCACCTCTTCGAGGCCATGGCCACCGCCAAGGGCGACGAGCTCGACCGCATGCTCCAGAAGCAGATCGAGCTCGAGACCGCCATGGAGGCCGCGGGCGGGTACACGATCGAGCACAAGATCGAAGAGGTCCTCCACGGCGTCGGCTTCACCGACGCTCAGTTCAACATCAAGGTCGGCAGCCTCTCCGGCGGGCAGAAGGGGCGGCTGGCCCTGGCGCGCCTGCTGCTCGAGTCCCCCGACGTCATGCTCCTCGACGAGCCCACCAACCACCTTGACATCGAGGGCCGCCTGTGGCTCGAGGACTACCTCACGCGCGAGTTCAAGGGCGCCGTGGTCATGGTCTCCCACGACCGCTACCTGCTCGACGCGGTCGTCACCCGCATTATCGAGGCCGAGCAGTGCCGCCTCATCGACTACCCCGGCAACTACATGGCCTTCCGCCAGCTCCGCGCCGAGCGGCGCCTGGTCATGCACCGCGCCTACGAGGCCCAGCAGTCCAAGATCAAGAAGGAAGAGGAGTACATCCGCCGCTTCAAGGCCGGCCAGCGCGCCCGCCAGGCCATGGGGCGCGAGAAGCGCCTCGACCGCGAGAAGCGCGACAACCTCCTCGAGCGCCCCATGGAGATGGCCGAGCTAAGGCTTAACCTCCCTAAGGCCGAGCGCTCCGGCGACATGGTCGCCTCCGCCCGCGGCGTCTCCAAGGCCTACACCAACGAAGAAGGCAAGACCAAGGTCCTCTTCAAGGACCTCGACGTCACTATCAACCGCGGCGAGCGCTGGGGCATCATCGGCCCCAACGGTGCCGGCAAGTCGACGCTGATCCGCTGCCTCCTCGGCGAGACGCCCGTCGATTCCGGCGTCGTCCGCATCGGCAGCAACGTCAAGGTCGGCCACTACAAGCAGACCCACGAGCACGTGCCCAGCGACGTGCAGGTCTACCGCTACCTCCAGGGCGTGATCCTCAAGGAGGCCCCCCAGGCCGCGATGAGCGAGCAGGCCGCCCGCAACCTCGCCGGCGCATTCCTCTTCTCGGGCGAAGACCAAGAGAAGGACATGGGCATGCTCAGCGGCGGCGAGCGCAGCCGCGCCGTGCTCGCCGGCCTGCTCGCCTCCGCCAAGAACCTGCTCATCCTGGACGAGCCCACCAACCACCTCGACATCTCTTCGGCCGAGCGGCTGGAAGACGCCCTCGCCATGCCCGATGAGGACAACGACGAGGGCTACAACGGCACTCTGATCCTGATCTCGCACGACCGCGCCCTCATCGATGCCACCTGCGACCACCTCATCGTGCTCGACGGCAAGGGCAACACCGAGATCTTCACCGGCGGCTACACCGACTGGCACGAGAAGGAGCTCGAGCGCAAGAAGCGGCTCGCCCGCCAGGAGTCGGAAGAAAAAGAACGCCGCGAGAACGCCGAGCGCCAGAAGAAGGCGCAGGCCGAGGCACAGGCCCAGAAAGAGAAGCAGCGCCAACAGCAGCACAAGGCCGCGAACCCCAGCACCAACGCTCTCGCCCGCCTCAAGACCGAGCAGCTCGAGCAGAAGATCGAGAAGCTCCAGCAGCGGCTGAAGCAGATCGACCAGGACCTCGGCGACCCCGACGTCTGGCGCGACGCCCGCAAGTCATCCCAGCTCAGCGATGAACGCACCCGCGTGAACAGCGAGCTTGAACCCCTCGAGTTCGAATGGGCCCGCCGCGCGGAAGAAACCTGA
- a CDS encoding transglutaminase family protein: protein MKKTQRWSGVALIAAVGLAVGLACGPAMGQQEPPKRPVRTAPKQKPVTAPPKPQPQAQPTPGAQPQARPPKKDEPPKIGEYVRQEQPRDLTLSVMVRVNLNSPNNKTTYKDPFSGREVHMPAPTPMKFNTLGFIWPIVPSTASSDLFYNEIAGELRVNDKVVDTAPEVLEGYPGPVKLTRWDAGAPTTEAEAKQVQLDVQIGMRCYNTVFDEAAAMQVRWPKNYPADIAANLQPQLYVELGLDAAGQVRPYDDKDLSETLAAWMEEEGVKDIKQLPPARVAKVIAAKVWPLIQITGEGLTMMRTGELSGMEIKPPALTLMEKRGSEQDLTALMAALYRKAGLPTRTVIGFDVTSKDAKFLQKSGRSNRLRTWVEFALYDEAKNTINWVPVDMARMRKTTNRPPSMDRPWQFFGTHDELSAVTPFALHFHPPTDVVAYGSPGFWGWFVTPSPAKSADQALKFVATLSSQRGGQEKGDPKNREENKPKPAPKRTGY, encoded by the coding sequence GTGAAGAAGACCCAGCGTTGGTCGGGCGTGGCGTTGATCGCGGCGGTCGGTTTGGCGGTGGGGCTGGCCTGCGGGCCGGCGATGGGGCAGCAGGAGCCGCCCAAGCGACCGGTACGGACCGCGCCCAAGCAGAAGCCAGTGACCGCGCCGCCCAAGCCGCAGCCGCAGGCACAGCCGACCCCCGGCGCTCAGCCGCAGGCGCGGCCGCCGAAGAAGGACGAGCCGCCGAAGATCGGCGAATACGTCAGGCAGGAGCAGCCGAGGGACCTGACGCTTTCGGTGATGGTGCGGGTGAACCTCAATAGCCCGAACAACAAGACGACGTACAAGGACCCCTTCAGCGGGCGTGAGGTGCACATGCCTGCTCCTACGCCGATGAAGTTCAACACGCTGGGTTTCATCTGGCCCATCGTGCCATCCACGGCGTCGAGCGACCTGTTCTACAACGAGATCGCGGGCGAGCTGCGAGTGAACGACAAAGTGGTGGATACCGCGCCCGAAGTCCTGGAGGGGTACCCGGGGCCGGTGAAGCTGACGCGGTGGGATGCGGGCGCGCCCACAACCGAGGCCGAGGCGAAGCAGGTGCAGCTGGACGTGCAGATCGGCATGCGCTGCTACAACACCGTGTTTGATGAGGCGGCGGCGATGCAGGTGCGCTGGCCCAAGAACTACCCGGCGGACATCGCGGCCAACCTCCAGCCGCAGCTGTATGTGGAGCTGGGCTTGGACGCGGCCGGGCAGGTGCGGCCGTACGACGACAAGGACCTGTCGGAGACGCTGGCGGCGTGGATGGAGGAGGAGGGCGTCAAGGACATCAAGCAGCTGCCCCCGGCGCGGGTGGCGAAGGTGATCGCGGCCAAGGTGTGGCCGCTGATCCAGATCACCGGCGAAGGCCTGACCATGATGCGGACGGGCGAGCTCTCGGGCATGGAGATCAAGCCGCCAGCGCTGACGCTGATGGAGAAGCGCGGCAGCGAGCAGGACCTGACGGCGCTGATGGCCGCGCTCTACCGCAAGGCGGGGCTGCCCACGCGGACGGTGATCGGGTTCGACGTGACGAGCAAGGACGCCAAGTTCCTCCAGAAGAGCGGGCGGAGCAACCGGCTGCGGACGTGGGTGGAGTTCGCCCTGTACGACGAGGCGAAGAACACGATCAACTGGGTGCCGGTGGACATGGCGCGGATGCGCAAGACCACTAACCGGCCGCCGTCGATGGACCGCCCGTGGCAGTTCTTCGGGACGCACGACGAGCTCAGCGCGGTCACGCCGTTCGCGCTGCACTTCCACCCGCCGACGGACGTGGTGGCCTACGGGAGCCCGGGGTTCTGGGGGTGGTTCGTGACGCCGTCGCCGGCAAAGAGCGCGGACCAGGCGCTGAAGTTCGTGGCGACGCTGAGCAGCCAGCGCGGGGGGCAGGAGAAGGGAGACCCCAAGAACCGCGAGGAGAACAAGCCGAAGCCGGCGCCGAAGCGGACCGGTTACTAG
- a CDS encoding FAD-dependent oxidoreductase, protein MPPAPHIAVLGAGPAGSTAAAHLARAGLRVTLLESRPFPRVKVCGEYISPAATSILESLIPPHELAAAGARRITRMVLEAGDHRSTWTQPTPAWSLSRAALDTLLLRKATEAGAQVLQPATARRVTFADDCVTIELTDARTITCDIVIHADGSGRHDPAGPVPNAPALLAHKCHLRIPPGTHAEDPDTITMRSCSGAYIGTIGVEHGLATCALVARRELSRTHPSTDAIVQHLWPAFRPEWRTTPWKSCGVPRSRPIMPGHPRSFRLGNAAGAVDPVGGEGIGLALWSGAELAHHTATLARLATLTTRDQLNSLHTTQHQLHRSYTAQLRLRLPACQLTAWTLMRPHLVRALWPFALVPGLSFRPFYRLTGKAAPASP, encoded by the coding sequence ATGCCCCCCGCCCCGCACATCGCCGTCCTCGGCGCCGGCCCCGCGGGCTCCACCGCCGCTGCCCACCTCGCCCGCGCCGGCCTCCGTGTCACCCTCCTCGAGTCCCGTCCCTTCCCGCGCGTGAAGGTCTGCGGCGAGTACATCAGCCCCGCGGCCACTTCCATCCTCGAGTCCCTCATCCCCCCGCACGAACTCGCCGCCGCCGGCGCCCGCCGCATCACCCGCATGGTCCTCGAGGCCGGCGACCACCGCAGCACCTGGACGCAGCCCACGCCCGCGTGGTCCCTCAGCCGCGCCGCCCTTGACACGCTGCTCCTCCGCAAAGCGACCGAGGCGGGCGCACAGGTGCTCCAGCCCGCCACCGCCCGGCGCGTCACCTTCGCCGACGATTGCGTCACCATCGAACTCACCGACGCCCGCACCATCACCTGCGACATCGTCATCCACGCCGACGGCTCGGGCCGTCACGACCCCGCTGGCCCCGTCCCCAACGCCCCCGCCCTGCTCGCCCATAAGTGCCACCTCCGCATCCCGCCGGGCACGCACGCTGAGGATCCCGACACCATCACCATGCGCTCCTGCTCGGGCGCCTACATCGGCACCATCGGCGTCGAGCACGGCCTCGCCACCTGCGCCCTGGTCGCCCGGCGCGAGCTCTCTCGCACGCACCCGTCGACCGACGCGATCGTCCAGCACCTCTGGCCCGCCTTCCGGCCCGAGTGGCGCACCACGCCCTGGAAGTCCTGCGGCGTTCCACGCTCGCGCCCCATCATGCCCGGTCACCCCCGCTCCTTCCGCCTGGGCAACGCCGCCGGCGCGGTCGACCCCGTCGGCGGCGAGGGCATCGGCCTCGCCCTCTGGTCCGGCGCCGAGCTCGCGCACCACACCGCCACCCTTGCCCGCCTCGCCACGCTCACAACGCGGGACCAGCTCAACAGCCTTCACACCACCCAGCACCAACTCCACCGCAGCTACACGGCGCAGCTCCGCCTCCGCCTTCCCGCCTGCCAGCTCACCGCGTGGACGCTGATGCGCCCGCACCTGGTCCGCGCCCTCTGGCCGTTCGCCCTCGTCCCCGGCCTGTCGTTCCGGCCCTTCTACCGGCTCACCGGCAAGGCCGCGCCCGCATCACCCTGA
- a CDS encoding methyltransferase domain-containing protein, whose protein sequence is MHRTLTPELMDDPNVPRDQLALSLRYIRAVNRVLGGESSLLRHLKAWSCRWPKDRPITLLDVATGSADLPLAARRWAERRGYDLRITGVDKHHETLAFAREHTQNHPAIDLRHADALTLDRTFEPTSFDYVHAGLFLHHLSDEDIITVLRQMNTIARRGLIWNDLVRSTASARVIRLLTLGMPHIVKHDARVSVAAGFTREEAESLAQRAGITYTTYTWRALTHRFTIAGEKPVQR, encoded by the coding sequence ATGCACCGCACGCTCACCCCCGAGCTCATGGACGACCCCAACGTCCCGCGCGACCAGCTCGCCCTCTCCCTCCGCTACATCCGCGCCGTCAACCGCGTCCTCGGCGGCGAGTCCTCGCTCCTCCGCCACCTCAAGGCCTGGTCGTGCCGCTGGCCCAAGGACCGCCCCATCACCCTGCTCGACGTCGCCACCGGCTCCGCCGACCTGCCCCTCGCCGCCCGCCGCTGGGCCGAGCGCCGCGGGTACGACCTCCGCATCACCGGCGTCGACAAGCACCACGAGACGCTCGCCTTTGCGCGTGAGCACACGCAGAACCACCCCGCAATCGACCTCCGGCACGCCGACGCTCTCACGCTCGACCGCACCTTCGAGCCCACGTCCTTCGACTACGTTCACGCCGGCCTCTTCCTCCACCACCTCAGCGACGAGGACATCATCACCGTCCTGCGACAGATGAACACCATCGCCCGTCGCGGCCTCATCTGGAACGACCTCGTCCGCTCCACCGCCTCCGCCCGCGTGATCCGCCTGCTCACCCTCGGCATGCCCCACATCGTCAAGCACGACGCCCGCGTCTCTGTTGCCGCGGGCTTCACACGCGAAGAAGCAGAGTCACTCGCACAACGCGCCGGCATCACCTACACCACCTACACCTGGCGCGCCCTCACCCACCGCTTCACCATCGCCGGCGAGAAGCCCGTCCAGCGTTGA
- the panB gene encoding 3-methyl-2-oxobutanoate hydroxymethyltransferase, whose amino-acid sequence MKQPSSGEAVTIRTIRKMARDGRPFACLTCYDATTARFLARAGVHILLVGDTAAEVILGYSRTIDMPLEVAIALTAAVKRGAPDRMVMADMPFMSYQADEGDAIRNAGRFLTEGLADIVKIEADASHAPLLERMARAGVPICGHVGSRPQLAGLSGGYTGAGRTPREAEQIVADAVALERAGCVMLLMEAVPEDVARRVIEATTVPVIGIGAGDGCHGQVLVLQDLLGMTDSPPRFAEAVADLGRQIEAAGAEWVRRVSERRVTPKGTGTPGNPAGPRSSIRGAGGGEKTTEPHSGGGSVEPGASEAGRVTPIQRKQ is encoded by the coding sequence GTGAAACAGCCCTCATCCGGCGAGGCGGTGACGATTCGGACCATCCGCAAGATGGCGCGGGACGGGCGGCCGTTCGCGTGCCTCACGTGTTACGACGCGACGACGGCGCGGTTTCTGGCCCGGGCCGGGGTGCACATCCTGCTGGTGGGCGACACGGCCGCGGAAGTCATCCTGGGGTACAGCCGGACGATCGATATGCCGCTGGAGGTGGCGATTGCCCTCACGGCGGCGGTGAAGCGGGGGGCGCCGGACCGGATGGTCATGGCGGACATGCCGTTCATGAGCTACCAGGCCGACGAGGGGGACGCGATCCGCAACGCGGGGCGGTTCCTGACGGAGGGGCTCGCGGACATCGTCAAGATCGAGGCGGACGCCAGCCATGCGCCGCTGCTGGAGCGGATGGCGCGCGCGGGCGTGCCGATCTGCGGGCATGTTGGGAGCCGGCCGCAGCTCGCGGGGCTTTCGGGGGGGTATACCGGGGCGGGGAGGACGCCGCGGGAGGCGGAGCAGATCGTGGCGGATGCGGTGGCGCTCGAGCGAGCGGGGTGCGTGATGCTGCTGATGGAGGCGGTGCCTGAGGACGTGGCACGCCGGGTGATCGAGGCGACGACGGTGCCGGTTATCGGTATCGGTGCGGGGGATGGGTGCCACGGGCAGGTGCTGGTGCTCCAGGACCTGCTGGGGATGACGGATTCGCCGCCGCGGTTTGCGGAGGCTGTGGCAGACTTGGGGCGGCAGATCGAAGCGGCGGGTGCGGAGTGGGTGCGGCGGGTGTCGGAGCGGCGGGTGACGCCCAAGGGCACTGGAACGCCCGGGAATCCGGCTGGTCCGCGGTCCAGCATCCGCGGGGCGGGCGGGGGCGAAAAGACCACGGAGCCTCATAGCGGCGGGGGCTCAGTGGAACCGGGTGCCTCAGAAGCGGGCCGGGTCACGCCGATACAAAGGAAGCAGTAG